The Thermodesulfobacteriota bacterium region ACTGATGTTTCTCATCGATACCATCAAGGTGGGGGGGGTCATTCTGTTTTCCGGGAACCTTCACAATTATGATCAAATAAAGAACCTTTGCAGCTCTATACAAAACTATGCTTTGTCCAAGAATCAGCCGCCATTATTTATTTCCATTGACCAGGAAGGGGGACAGGTTGCCCGACTGAAGAAACCCTTTACCCAGTTTCCCGGCAACCCTGAAATGAAAGGACCGGATGATGCTGAATATTTTGCAGCAACAACAGCCAAAGAACTGCGAGAGGTGGGGATAAATATGAACATGGCGCCTGTGCTGGATGTGGCACCGGAAAATATTCAGAGTATTATGGCCCAAAGGGCCTTCGGAGCTGATCCTGAATTTGTATCAGACATGGGGGCAAAGGTAATAGAGCATCTTCAGCGAAGAGGGGTGATGGCTGTTGCCAAGCACTTTCCCGGCATAGGTCGTACAACGACAGATTCCCATGTTGAATTGCCTTTTGTTGAAGCAGATTTATCAGACCTTAAATCTTTTGATCTTTTGCCGTTTGTATCTGCAGTTAAAAATGATGTGGCCGGAGTGATGCTGTCTCATATACTTTATAGACAAATCGATCCGGTATGGCCGGCAAGTATGTCTTCGATTATCGCGAAAGAGCTTTTACGGGATCAAATGGGTTATGATGGAATCGTCATGACAGACGACTTGGACATGGGGGCCGTGGTTAAACATTATGATATTATCACCGCCATCAGACAGATACTTGCAGCAGAAATCGATGTTGTACTGATATGTCACCAGGGGCCTGATATTGAAACAGGATTTACCGAGATACGCAAAAATATTATCGACTCGCAGGAAATAAAGGCAAAATCAGAGGCTTCTCTGAGGAGGATACTGAAACTGAAACAGCGGTATTTAAGTTTATAGCCGATTGGCTTGCTTAAAGAGCACGGCGTTCAAGGAGCGCTTTGTTTTATGACTTAAATCTGCTGCGGGCAGATGCCCCTAAAGGCAGAAGTCCGCTCATCGAGTCCCGGAAGGAACACTCTTAAAGCCCGAAAGGCGGCTTCTCATACCTCCCTGGAATACACATCATCATTAATATCCGATTTCTTTCCACTTACCAGGTAGTGATAGCCTGTTGTTGCGATCATGGCTGCATTGTCCCCGCATAGATGGTAAGAAGGGATATGAACCACAATTCCGTTGGGTTCCGCATCATGTTTAACTTTATTTCTTAGCCTGTCATTTGCCGCTACGCCGCCGACAATGGCGATATGTTTGCATTTCTTTTCCATTGCCGCATTGATAATTTTGTATGACAATACATCGACCACCGCTTCCTGAAAGCTTGCAGCGATATGGGGAATTATCTTTTTGTATTCTTCCCGATGGGTCTTAATGTATCGATTTACTGCGGTTTTTATTCCACTGAAGCTGAAATCGAAACCGGATTTATCCAAAAAAGATCTTGGAAAGGAGATCTTTTCAGGATTGCCCTCTTGGGCAAGTTTTCCGATAATCTCTCCACCGGGATATCCGAGCCCCAGCATCTTGGCCACTTTATCAAAGGCTTCGCCTGCCGCATCATCCCGTGTGCTGCCCATCAGTTCAGTTTCGATATAAGATGTCACATAGTATATACTGGTATGACCGCCGGATACCAGCAGCGCAGTAAAGGGAAACGTTGGGGGATTTGACTCCAGAAATACGGAATTCAGGTGACCCGTAAGATGACTGACTCCCACGCATGGAATGTCAAGGGTCATGGCATATGCTTTTGCAAATGAAAAGCCTGCCAGCAGGGAGCCAATAAGACCGGGCCCCTGGGTGACTGCAACCGCATCAAGATCTTTTATATCAATACCGGATTGTAAAATTGCTTTTTTTACCACCGGAACGATCGCTTCAATATGTTTTCTAGAAGCCAGCTCGGGAACTACCCCGCCATACGGATGGTGCACGGCAATCTGGGATGATACCACTGAAGATAATACTTCAGTACCGTCAACAACCACCGATGCTGCTGTTTCGTCACAGGATGTTTCAATGCCGAGAATGATCAACGGTATAAAGTACACCAAAGAGTCTAGAGCTCGCGCTGTTGCGAGTCGTTAATAAATTGGGCATGGCCAATGCATCATTTCCAACTGACAGAGGCCTTTGCAAAAGGTCATTTTTTAAAAATCTCTTTTTTTTTAGTGATAGACACCCGCCTGGGGTCCGTTCTTCCGTTTCCTCATGTTTTGCACACGGGTGTGTTTGTTTGACCTTTTGCTATCCATTCCAAAAGGCGAATCACATGCCTGACTATATTGACTGACAAAGAAATTTTATTGACTTTTATCACCTTTAATCCTGTGGCCTGGCATGGTTAAATCCAGCGGATTTTATTAGCAGAGCTCTTGCGCTCAGAAATATTCCCGATCAGAAACGCTTTTTCATCCATAGCC contains the following coding sequences:
- the tsaD gene encoding tRNA (adenosine(37)-N6)-threonylcarbamoyltransferase complex transferase subunit TsaD produces the protein MYFIPLIILGIETSCDETAASVVVDGTEVLSSVVSSQIAVHHPYGGVVPELASRKHIEAIVPVVKKAILQSGIDIKDLDAVAVTQGPGLIGSLLAGFSFAKAYAMTLDIPCVGVSHLTGHLNSVFLESNPPTFPFTALLVSGGHTSIYYVTSYIETELMGSTRDDAAGEAFDKVAKMLGLGYPGGEIIGKLAQEGNPEKISFPRSFLDKSGFDFSFSGIKTAVNRYIKTHREEYKKIIPHIAASFQEAVVDVLSYKIINAAMEKKCKHIAIVGGVAANDRLRNKVKHDAEPNGIVVHIPSYHLCGDNAAMIATTGYHYLVSGKKSDINDDVYSREV
- the nagZ gene encoding beta-N-acetylhexosaminidase yields the protein MSTTTDIKKFSPDQIAGQHLMVGFEGTKLNQELMFLIDTIKVGGVILFSGNLHNYDQIKNLCSSIQNYALSKNQPPLFISIDQEGGQVARLKKPFTQFPGNPEMKGPDDAEYFAATTAKELREVGINMNMAPVLDVAPENIQSIMAQRAFGADPEFVSDMGAKVIEHLQRRGVMAVAKHFPGIGRTTTDSHVELPFVEADLSDLKSFDLLPFVSAVKNDVAGVMLSHILYRQIDPVWPASMSSIIAKELLRDQMGYDGIVMTDDLDMGAVVKHYDIITAIRQILAAEIDVVLICHQGPDIETGFTEIRKNIIDSQEIKAKSEASLRRILKLKQRYLSL